TGACAGTTCCTCCCCTACCTGCCGACGTTGAGAAGGCTGGAGCATGAGCGAGTTCAAGATCTCCCCGGATGCGTCGGGCATGGCGCGCTTCCAGGTCGAGGTCAACCGCGCGGTCGGACGGCTTGTCGAGGACATTGCCGACGACGCACGCGCTCTTGCTCCGGTCGATTCCGGTGCGCTGGTCACGTCCATCCGGGCGGACCAGTCGACGGGTCAGGTCTCCGTCGGGACGGACCACTGGCAGTACGTCGAGTACGGCACCAAGAACA
This sequence is a window from Pseudonocardia petroleophila. Protein-coding genes within it:
- a CDS encoding HK97-gp10 family putative phage morphogenesis protein produces the protein MSEFKISPDASGMARFQVEVNRAVGRLVEDIADDARALAPVDSGALVTSIRADQSTGQVSVGTDHWQYVEYGTKNMRAQPFMRPALFRTRAVR